One Vespula pensylvanica isolate Volc-1 chromosome 1, ASM1446617v1, whole genome shotgun sequence genomic region harbors:
- the LOC122636375 gene encoding uncharacterized protein LOC122636375 yields MYIFNTVLHFKCSKLADTNVRSGMRNNLCPNVAVHCGGKIVQNNVRRTTNSTSESRRQKSVFRLRRWLIGILIFLLMFFIIMNSYATGQFRIIHFGNIEKEDLEDNYEQPITSIANSGYLVSTSGCRIPAIEPFDRSIMRFIQKEKPIVCKAGTIPPLTESNNFLVYINPLSRMLYYNRSTDIVNCCWSAFERQENNDNVNVYNKECYFFNKESQVTAEFVRVQCWRGDDIIYKDYHAFVPRKADVEERCENVKKTSPVENRLSILVIGLDSVSRLNFRRSMPKTVKVLEDLEAAEMLGYTKIADNTYPNLVTVLSGLNPTELKKLCWQDKKKTFDKCPFIWKSLSSAGYRTIFGEDACHMSIFNYLKPGFKEQPTDYYLRPFCIESENNIGNTNKLNAHLCIGTRLTFQNLLNYIEKVATTFANDLYFAFTWMASLTHDYLNFAQLGDEGYYKLLDTLSKNYFLNKTALIVMSDHGMRFGPFRQTFQGKMEDSLPFAFLALPKWWRERYPEAWANMQKNMRSLTTAFDLHETLKDLADPRRVEEESLKQRADLISNGSIPRGISFFLPIPNHRTCNMAKIPGNLCMCHRSKDISLNDMGVQKSVKYLTQVLNNMLAPYSLCAKLYLRTIKQAKVPINSNEASWIDYSIQFQTYPGEAIFEGMVRYRKDEKSYSLLGTIGRLNAYGNQSACMNDFNMRLYCYCL; encoded by the exons ATGTATATCTTCAATACTGTATTACATTTTAAATGTTCAAAATTGGCCGACACGAACGTCCGATCTGGTATGCGTAATAATCTTTGTCCTAACGTG GCTGTACATTGCGGTGGGAAAATCGTGCAGAATAATGTACGCCGAACCACCAATTCTACATCCGAATCTAGAAGGCAAAAAAGTGTTTTTCGATTACGAAGATGGCTGATcggtatattaatttttttactaatgtttttcataattatgaaTAGTTACGCTACTGGACAGTTTCGTATAATTCATTTTGGTAATATTGAAAAGGAAGATTTAGAAG ATAATTATGAACAGCCTATTACGTCAATCGCTAATTCTGGCTATCTAGTAAGCACCAGTGGTTGCAGAATACCAGCGATAGAAccatttgatcgatcgatcatgcGTTTCATACAAAAGGAAAAGCCTATCGTGTGTAAAGCTGGAACGATACCACCTCTGACAGAATCTAATAACTTTCTGGTATATATAAATCCGCTCTCGCGAATGCTTTACTACAATCGATCAACGGATATTGTTAATTGCTGCTGGAGTGCGTTTGAACGTCAAGAAAACAACGACAATGTTAACGt ATACAACAAAGAGTGTTACTTCTTCAATAAGGAGAGCCAGGTGACGGCAGAATTTGTCAGAGTCCAATGTTGGCGAGGAGACGACATAATATACAAAGATTATCACGCCTTTGTACCTCGGAAAGCGGACGTAGAGGAAAGATGCGAAAATGTGAAGAAAACGAGTCCCGTTGAAAATCGACTGAGCATCCTGGTGATAGGTCTTGACTCAGTTTCGCGATTAAACTTTCGTCGAAGCATGCCAAAAACTGTGAAAGTTCTCGAAGATTTAGAAGCAGCGGAGATGCTGGGTTATACGAAGATAGCCGATAACACGTATCCAAATTTGGTAACTGTGTTGTCCGGTTTAAATCCAACGGAGTTAAAGAAACTCTGTTGGcaggataagaagaaaacgttcgaCAAATGCCCGTTCATCTGGAAAAGCCTAAGTTCCGCCGgttatcgaacgatatttGGCGAGGATGCTTGTCACATGAGTATCTTCAATTACTTGAAGCCAGGATTTAAAGAACAACCAACGGACTATTATCTACGACCTTTCTGCATCGAAAGCGAAAACAATATCGGTAATACCAACAAATTGAACGCGCATCTTTGCATCGGAACAAGATTAACATTCCAGAATCTTCTGAATTACATCGAAAAAGTAGCGACAACCTTTGCGAATGATCTTTATTTTGCATTTACCTGGATGGCCAGTTTGACTCACGATTATCTCAATTTTGCCCAATTAGGCGACGAGGGCTACTACAAGTTACTCGATACCCTCTCGAAAAACTATTTTCTCAACAAGACGGCACTAATAGTGATGAGTGATCACGGTATGAGATTCGGACCGTTTCGTCAGACTTTTCAAGGCAAGATGGAAGACAGTCTTCCATTCGCATTTCTAGCTTTACCGAAATGgtggagagaaagatatcCAGAGGCATGGGCTAACATGCAAAAAAATATGCGTAGTCTCACCACTGCATTTGATCTACACGAGACGTTAAAAGATCTAGCAGATCCAAGAAGAGTCGAAGAGGAATCTCTGAAACAACGAGCCGATCTAATTTCCAATGGGAGCATACCTCGTGGTATAAGCTTTTTTTTACCCATACCCAATCACAGAACATGCAATATGGCTAAAATACCTGGCAATCTGTGCATGTGTCACAGATCGAAAGATATATCGCTCAACGACATGGGAGTACAAAAGAGCGTGAAATATCTGACGCAAGTGTTGAACAACATGTTGGCACCATATTCGCTTTGCGCCAAATTATATTTACGGACGATTAAACAAGCGAAAGTGCCGATTAACTCGAACGAAGCATCTTGGATCGATTATTCGATACAATTTCAGACTTATCCAGGAGAAGCCATCTTCGAAGGTATGGTGCGTTatagaaaggacgaaaaatCTTACAGTCTCCTCGGAACAATAGGCAGGCTTAACGCTTACGGTAACCAAAGTGCATGTATGAATGACTTTAACATGCGTCTTTACTGTTATTGCCTTTAA
- the LOC122628427 gene encoding replication protein A 32 kDa subunit-like isoform X1: protein MNMDMSMDRGGGFLNDTPSFSEDKNLRRAQNIVPVMIGQIIRSSADFQIWEIPVRMLTFIGILRKVNESTTKITYDIEDETGVITTVRWLEVNKTIPEPTLEINTYVRVYGLLRDQNGVKQVFIVRILPLEDLNELTNHLLEVTYTTVKAEQIFKANNTPAFSVNVDDNSMFNNDCTGMTSEQAIVFKIIQAKNDTECGIERNDIKALVPERILQDVDQIIHFLTSEGHIYTTRTDDHFKAT, encoded by the exons atGAACATGGATATGAGTATGGATAGAGGCGGTGGATTTCTAAATGATACTCCATCATTCTCTGAAGATAAAAACTTAAGAAGAGCACAAAATATTGTTCCTGTAATGATTGGTCAAATCATACGTTCTTCCGCGGATTTCCAAATTTGGGAGATTCCAGTTCGTATGCTTACATTTATTGGTATATTACGTAAAGTTAATGAATCTACCACAAAAATCACATATGATATTGAAGATGAAACAG GCGTAATCACAACTGTTCGATGGTTAGAAGTAAATAAGACTATACCAGAACCAACGTTAGAAATAAACACTTATGTTCGAGTATATGGTCTTCTACGTGATCAAAATGGTGTAAAGCAAGTCTTCATAGTGCGTATATTACCTCTTGAAGATCTTAATGAGTTAACTAATCACCTGTTAGAAGTCACTTATACAACAGTGAAAGCAGAGCAAATATTTAAAGCAAATAATACACCTGCTTTTTCTGTTAATGTGGATGATAATTCCATGTTTAATAATGATTGCACTGGTATGACTTCAGAGCAAGCTatagtatttaaaataatacaagcTAAAAATGATACTGAATGTGGAattgaaagaaacgatattaaagCTCTCGTACCAGAAAGGATTTTACAAGATGTTGATCAAATAATCCATTTCCTTACATCCGAAGGccatatatatactacacgTACGGATGACCATTTTAAAGCAACTTAA
- the LOC122628427 gene encoding replication factor A protein 2-like isoform X2, which translates to MNMDMSMDRGGGFLNDTPSFSEDKNLRRAQNIVPVMIGQIIRSSADFQIWEIPVRMLTFIGILRKVNESTTKITYDIEDETGVITTVRWLEVNKTIPEPTLEINTYVRVYGLLRDQNGVKQVFISKL; encoded by the exons atGAACATGGATATGAGTATGGATAGAGGCGGTGGATTTCTAAATGATACTCCATCATTCTCTGAAGATAAAAACTTAAGAAGAGCACAAAATATTGTTCCTGTAATGATTGGTCAAATCATACGTTCTTCCGCGGATTTCCAAATTTGGGAGATTCCAGTTCGTATGCTTACATTTATTGGTATATTACGTAAAGTTAATGAATCTACCACAAAAATCACATATGATATTGAAGATGAAACAG GCGTAATCACAACTGTTCGATGGTTAGAAGTAAATAAGACTATACCAGAACCAACGTTAGAAATAAACACTTATGTTCGAGTATATGGTCTTCTACGTGATCAAAATGGTGTAAAGCAAGTCTTCATA AGCAAGCTatag
- the LOC122627836 gene encoding NFU1 iron-sulfur cluster scaffold homolog, mitochondrial-like yields MMDKILTKSLNSSRFLVYRSLPTCQSTLKILNKNIVHLHTDLQSFKSRQHVLCNKSKYDITQFQKRNMFIQTQDTPNPNSLKFVPGVKVLEGGGTKDFPNATDAYCSPLAKMLFRIEGVKSVFFGPDFITITKLDEDMEWGILKPEIFATIMDFFASGLPILNESQPSADTQINEDDDEIVQMIKELLDTRIRPTVQEDGGDIVFMGFEEGIVKLKMQGSCTSCPSSVVTLRNGVQNMMQFYIPEVLGVIQVEDETDKIAKKEFEKLESKIQTLSSSSDKK; encoded by the exons ATGatggataaaatattaacgaaatcATTAAATTCTAGTCGTTTTTTAGTCTATAGATCATTACCTACATGTCAATCAACTTTAAA gattttaaataaaaatattgtgcACTTACATACAGATTTACAATCTTTTAAATCAAGACAACATGTTCTTTGCAATAAAAGCAAATATGATATCACTCAGTTTCAAAAGCGTAACATGTTTATTCAAACCCAGGATACTCCCAATCCAAACAGTTTAAAATTTGTTCCTGGTGTCAAAGTGTTAGAAGGAGGTGGCACCAAAGATTTCCCAAATGCTACAGACGCTTATTGCTCGCCTCTTGCAAAAATGTTATTTCGAATCGAAGGAGTTAAATCTGTATTTTTTGGTCcagattttattacaataacaaAATTAGATGAAGATATGGAATGGGGTATTTTAAAACCAGAAATATTTGCAACAATCATGGATTTTTTTGCAAGTGGATTGCCAATACTAAATGAGTCACAACCTTCGGCAGATACAC aaattaacgaagatgatgatgaaataGTTCAGATGATAAAAGAACTTTTGGATACACGAATACGTCCTACAGTACAAGAAGATGGTGGTGACATCGTATTTATG GGTTTTGAAGAAGGTATTGTAAAACTAAAAATGCAAGGTTCTTGCACAAGTTGTCCCAGTTCTGTTGTGACATTAAGAAACGGAGTTCAAAATATGATGCAGTTTTACATACCAGAAGTATTAGGTGTCATACAAGTTGAAGATGAAACTGATAAAATAGCcaaaaaagaattcgagaaACTAGAAAGTAAGATACAGACCCTGTCAAGTAGTagcgataagaaataa
- the LOC122632791 gene encoding uncharacterized protein LOC122632791 — protein sequence MVLSCLVCKLKINTADKSVSFHKFPKNENTKTKWLRVLDIADIKPSSRICSHHFKAEDFTLGTLNLKLRLKWTAIPSINLKRNLQTDLRNVQTSSNQKIIYNQEFMKDYIFYRKFLRNEDDDGLPLKNVRRLSDINIDDVSKSSVEAKMCLEVAMEEIKEQGHKIRQLKKKVNRLESVVCDLRSLIKELKYKKFLSKSNDTYVNLLWTNLEMNSIILEK from the exons atGGTTCTTTCTTGCTTAGTGtgtaaactaaaaataaatacagcAGATAAATCTGTGTCGTTTCACAA gTTTcccaaaaatgaaaatacaaaaacaaaGTGGTTACGAGTTCTGGACATTGCAGATATTAAACCATCATCAAGAATATGCTCTCATCATTTTAAAGCAGAGGATTTTACACTGGGTACATTAAATTTAAAGCTTCGGTTAAAATGGACAGCTATTCCatctataaatttaaaaagaaatcttcaaACAGATTTACGTAATGTACAAACTAGTAGTAACCagaaaatcatatataatcaagag tttatgaaagattatatattttatagaaaatttttacgaaatgaagatgatgatggcttgccattaaaaaatgtaagaagatTATCGGACATCAATATAGATGATGTTTCAAAATCTTCTGTAGAAGCGAAGATGTGCTTAGAAGTTGCtatggaagaaataaaagaacaaggaCATAAAATTAGacaattgaaaaagaaagttaacaGATTAGAATCTGTTGTTTGTGATTTAAGATCtttgataaaagaattaaaatataaaaaatttttgtcaaaGTCAAATGACACTTACGT GAACCTTCTTTGGACGAATCTGGAGATGAATTCAATAATAttggagaaataa
- the LOC122629452 gene encoding dnaJ homolog shv has protein sequence LTSSTSVTYQRFLISSVDQSRAPTIYGVFVVTSAAMAAIKYISVFFIIFAICIVITLAGRDFYNILSVPRSASTNAIKKAYRKLAKELHPDKNKDDPDASQKFQDLGAAYEVLSDPETRKMYDRCGEECVKKDGSMDNSNPFASFFGDFSFHFPGDSNHQQETPRGSNVVVDLSVTLEELYSGNFIEITRNKVVAKAAKGTRKCNCRQEFVTINLGNGRFQMMQQQICSECPNVEFVNEERILEVEVEPGMVDGQETKFTAEGEPHLDGEPGDLILKIKTDPHPVFERIGDDLYTNVTISMQDALIGFSMDIIHLDGRKVTIQRDKITRPGARIRKKGEGMPNYENNNLRGTLYITFDIAFPDKEFSSEQKEEIKKLLQQNSVNRVYNGIKRNRYPNIM, from the exons TTAACTTCTTCGACGAGTGTTACGTACCAACGTTTTTTGATTTCATCGGTGGACCAATCACGAGCACCCACGATTTACGGGGTGTTTGTTGTAACGTCTGCTGCGATGGCagcgattaaatatatttcggtgttttttataatttttgcaaTATGTATAGTAATTACATTAGCAgg AAGGGATTTTTACAACATCCTCAGTGTTCCACGTAGCGCAAGCACAAATGCGATAAAAAAAGCTTATAGGAAATTAGCAAAGGAATTGCAtccagataaaaataaagatgatcCAGATGCTTCCcaaaaatttcaagatttgGGAGCTGCTTATGAAGTACTCTCAGATcctgaaacaagaaaaatgtatgatcGATGTGGAGAAGAATGTGTGAAGAAAGATGGCTCGATGGATAATTCCAATCCTTTTGCAAGCTTCTTTGGAGACTTTAGTTTTCATTTTCCTGGAGATTCTAATCATCAACAGGAAACACCTAGAGGTTCTAACGTCGTAGTTGATTTATCTGTCACGCTCGAAGAATTATACAGTGgcaattttattgaaataacaagaaataaagTGGTTGCAAAAGCTGCCAAAGGGACAAGAAAGTGTAATTGTAGACAAGAATttgtaacaattaatttagGAAATGGTAGATTCCAAATGATGCAGCAACAAATTTGTTCGGAATGTCCAAATGTTGAATTTGTAAATGAAGAACGAATCTTGGAAGTAGAAGTTGAACCTGGAATGGTAGATGGACAAGAAACTAAATTCACTGCTGAAGGAGAGCCACATCTTGATGGTGAACCAGGAGACTTGATATTGAA aatTAAAACAGATCCACATCCAGTTTTTGAAAGAATTGGGGatgatttatatacaaatgtaaCTATTTCAATGCAAGATGCTTTAATAGGTTTTAGTATGGATATAATACATTTGGATGGACGTAAAGTGACTATTCAAAGGGATAAAATCACTAGACCAGGTGCAAGGAtcaggaaaaaaggagaaggcaTGCCTAACTATGAAAATAACAATCTTCGTGGTACTCTGTACATTACATTCGATATTGCATTCCCTGACAAAGAGTTTTCAAGTGAACAAAAAGAAG aaattaaaaaacttcTACAACAGAATTCTGTGAATAGAGTGTAcaatggaataaaaagaaatagatacccaaatataatgtaa